From the genome of Etheostoma spectabile isolate EspeVRDwgs_2016 chromosome 10, UIUC_Espe_1.0, whole genome shotgun sequence, one region includes:
- the clcf1 gene encoding uncharacterized protein clcf1, whose protein sequence is MKRFCGVNQHQLVLLLAAAMATALDPSHNLASERSSIESTYELTKYLEYQLKEIKDIYLTYLGPPFNEKDFSPPRPNSTALALPSAATRLELWHGLENQARLAQNQKAYSVLLAAVRELARSTLCPALKLSLLHFCTGLDGLLGSISALMTTLGYTLPPPSANLESDAGELQYPQRGAGGDRPAPLISQSLYRSRAGTRTEPGQRNNQRRSRTRVVRGEREDSITVDLVEKRRGKEGRRVEATAAGERSGGSTDKGRRERGRRVRREEPERGKWTASEKERVAEEEEEELEREGGVERWGKRRLLSINEDVEEKRQPEPRVQVSYPGTRGSSSLQQPTIHANNNNNQYSYNMNSHHINTLRKEDGFIVEGSRGLTLEEKKQTEMEPTSSSSTFHLQRRPPRSLLSPTLQAPLSTLSLLYQFGAGEEHTLLSQPIPLSLQRGTSLLSPPLTPLLPSTSSASSSLLSVRPTMNDFAKKVEGFWILRELQSWLWRSAKDFNRLKKRLRG, encoded by the exons TCAATCAACATCAGCTCGTCTTGCTATTGGCTGCTGCCATGGCAACAGCCCTGGATCCTTCACACAACCTGGCAAGTGAGAGGAGTTCGATAGAAAGCACGTACGAGCTGACCAAATACCTGGAGTATCAGCTCAAGGAAATCAAAGACATATAT ctgaCCTACCTAGGCCCCCCATTCAATGAGAAAGACTTCTCCCCTCCTCGACCCAACAGTACCGCTCTGGCCCTGCCCAGCGCTGCCACCCGCCTGGAGCTGTGGCACGGCCTGGAGAACCAAGCTCGGCTCGCCCAGAACCAGAAGGCTTACTCTGTCCTGCTGGCAGCCGTCAGGGAGTTGGCCCGCTCCACCCTCTGCCCCGCCCTCAAGCTATCCCTGCTGCACTTTTGCACAGGCCTGGATGGGCTGCTGGGCTCCATATCCGCACTGATGACCACCCTTGGTTACACACTTCCTCCACCATCTGCAAACTTGGAAAGTGATGCTGGAGAGCTGCAGTACCCTCAGAGGGGGGCAGGGGGCGACCGACCTGCTCCACTGATTAGCCAGAGCCTTTACAGGTCCAGAGCCGGGACGAGGACAGAGCCCGGTCAGCGTAACAACCAAAGAAGAAGCAGGACAAGGGTGgtcagaggagagagggaggacagCATCACCGTAGACCTGGTGGAaaaaaggagagggaaagaagGTAGGAGAGTGGAGGCGACTGCAGCTGGAGAAAGGAGTGGCGGATCGACGGACaagggaagaagagaaagaggaaggcgAGTGAGGAGGGAAgagccagagagggggaaaTGGACTGCCAGCGAAAAAGAGAGAGTAgcggaggaagaagaggaggagctggagcGAGAGGGAGGGGTGGAGAGATGGGGAAAGAGAAGGTTGCTGAGCATCAACGAGGATGTTGAGGAGAAGAGGCAGCCTGAGCCCAGGGTACAAGTGTCATACCCGGGCACAAGAGGTTCCAGCTCTCTTCAACAACCGACCATCCACgccaacaacaataacaatcaaTACAGCTACAACATGAACTCAcatcacataaacacactcagAAAAGAAGATGGATTCATTGTAGAGGGAAGCAGAGGGTTAACATTGGAGGAGAAGAAGCAAACAGAAATGGAACcaacctcctcttcctccactttCCATCTTCAGCGTCGGCCTCCTCgctccctcctctcccctaccCTCCAAGCTCCTCTGTCAACCCTCTCCCTGCTCTACCAGTTCGGCGCAGGAGAGGAGCACACCCTCCTCTCCCAacccatccctctgtctttACAAAGGGGCACCTCCCTTCTTTCGCCTCCCCTGACTCCGCTCCTTCCCTCTACCTCCTCTGCCTCTTCTTCGCTTTTGTCAGTGCGGCCGACGATGAACGACTTTGCCAAAAAGGTGGAAGGGTTTTGGATTTTGAGAGAGCTGCAGAGTTGGCTGTGGCGGTCGGCGAAGGACTTTAACCGCCTCAAGAAGAGACTCAGAGGCTGA